GCCGCGGGCTTTCGCCCATCCAAGGTATGACGACTCGCCGCCGCATTCGTGCGACGTTGCTCAAGATCGCCAAACTCCTGGCCGAACTGAAGCCCGACATCGTCGCCCTTCAGGAAATCGACGAAAACTCCCGTTGGGCGGGCAATTTCGATCACTTGGAATTCCTGCGTGAGTTCGGTGGTTTCGAGCACGCGGTCTTCGGCATCAACAACCGTCGCGAGGGCCTGCTCAATCTGAGTTACGGCAACGCGATTCTTTCGAGGCATCCGATTGCCGTATGGGAAAACATCGCTTTCGGGCAAAGCAAAGTGGGCGAGAAGGGGTTTCTGTTTGCCGAGATTGATTTTCACGGACGCCACCTGCCGATCGCCAACATGCATCTGCATTACCGGTCAAAGGTGCACCGGTTTGCCCAGGTGGACCGGTTTCTGGCCTACTTGCACGACAAGCAGCGCGACCGGCACACTCATTGGGCGGTGCCACCGATCGTATGCGGTGATTTGAACAACACGCATCACGCGTCCGATGCCACGGCGACGTTGCTGAGCCATTTGCATGATTACGGGGACTATTCATTGCACCCGAGCAAGGGCTGCACGTTCCCGTCACCCCTGCCGGGGCGCACGCTGGATTTTATTTTTCTGCCGCCCGGTGCACGAAATGCCGAAAGCCACGTCGTGCGCAGCTTTCTCTCCGATCATCGTCCGGTGGTGGTGGATTTCGAGGTGGCGTGAGCGGGGATGGTTGAAAAAACCCTTTGCTCCCGGTCGTGTTTTTTGCGGCGATGATCGTTCACATGGATCGCATCGCCCAAGCCTTCGCCCGCGCCCGTGCCGCCAATCGAGCCGCCTTCGTCGCCTATCTGTGCGCCGGTGATCCGGATTTTGATACCTCGCTCGCCGCCTGCCGTGCGCTGATCGAGAACGGCGTCGATGTGCTTGAGTTGGGCGTGCCGTTCAGCGATCCGCTCGCCGATGGTTTGACCAACCAGCTCGCCGCGCAGCGTTCGCTCGCCGGTGGCATGACCGCCGCCCGCGTGTTCGAACTGGTGCGTCGCATCCGCGAGTTCGCGCCGGATACGCCCATCGTTTTCTACACTTACTACAATCTCGTGTTCTCGAATGGTGTGGACGCCTACGTGCAAGCCGCCAAGGAGGCCGGTGTCGACGGCATGCTCACGCTTGACCTGCCGCCCGAGGAGGCCGCCGATGTGCAAGCCGCGTGCGCATCCAATGGCATCAAAACAGTGTTTATCGTGGCTCCGACCACGCCCGAGGCGCGCCTCGCCATCATCGGCAAGGCCGCGACGGGTTTTATTTATTACGTGTCTCGCGAGGGCGTGACCGGCGTCCGGGATTCGGTGGCGGCCAATGTCCCCGAGGCGATTGCCGCCATCAAACGTCACACTGCGCTTCCCGTGGTGGTGGGTTTTGGCATCGGCAAACGCGAGCACGTGGCCGAAGTCGCCGCCCATGCCGACGGCGTGGTGGTGGGCAGTGCGTTGGTGAACGTGATCCGCGATCATCTCTCCGAACGCGCGAAAATCGCTCCGGCGCTGGCGGCCAAGGCGGCGGATCTCGTCGCGGGGACGCAGCGTTAAGATTTTCTGACGGTTGAAGGAGGCGGCCGGATGGTTTCCGGCGCCTTTAGAACCTGTTGATGAACGCTAAACCTTTGAAGGTTTAGCCCATTGAGACTTGGTCTCATGTTTTGATTGACTGTTGGCGTGCCGACTGCATTCATTTTTTAATGATAAGGAGTCTCAATATCGATTAATTTCAGCTGATCGGCGCCTGCTCACGAATTTGGCGCAAGATTCAGTAAGAAATACGCAACAACAGGGACGCAGCTATGCAGCGGTTGCCCTTATCATTACCCGTTTCGATTTCCGCTCGTTCCTTCTTTAACCACCGCACTTATGTCTTCGACCGACGCACTCGCCAACTCCTCCACTGATTCGTTTTTTCCGGCCGAGAAAGCCGCCCACATCCTCGATCACATGAACGAGGACCACGCGGATTCGATCCTGAATTATGCCCACCATTTCGCGCGTCGTTCGGCGGCGACGGCGGCCCGCCTCAGCGGTATCGACCAGACGGGGATGGACCTCGTGGTCACCGAGCCGGCCGGCGAAACCTCGGTGCGCATCGCCTTCGAGAAGCCGCTGACCTCGCCTGAGGACGCCCACATGGTCCTTGTCGGGATGGCGCGCGCGGCCAGGCAGCCCGCTGCGGCCAATCCCGATGCCGCCACCGCGAAGGCCCGCGCGGCCATTGATCAACTCAAGTCCGGTTTGCGCACGGCCATGCTCGGCACCGCCTCCGCGGCCGGCGAGCCGGATGCATCGGTCGTCCCCGTGGTGCTCTCTGCGGATGGCACGTTGCATACTTACGTCAGCGAAATGTCCGCCCACACCAAAAACCTTCGCGAGTCCGGCCGCGCCAGCGTGATGGTGATCGAGGACGAAAACACCGCCGCGCAACTGCTCGCCCGCAAGCGCCTCACGTTGCGCTGCGCCGCCGCGTTCATCGAGCGGGATACGCCGGTGTTCGCGACAGTGATGTCCGCGATGAAGGAGAAATTCGGACCGGTCATGCAGCATCTCGAAGGCATGACTGATTTCCACGTGGTGCAGCTCACGCCGGCCCGCGGCCGCCTGGTCTGCGGTTTCGGCCAGGCGTTCGACGTTGATCCCATCGACTGGACCAAAGTTTCCCATGTGGGCGGCGACGGCCAGGGCCACGGACACACCGCTCGTAAATAATCTCCATGTATTCCCTTCGCTCCTTTTTTATCGCGCTACTGGCGCCCGCATCCGTGGTTTTCTCGGCCGAGCGTATCGTCACGCTGGGCGCTCCCGTCACCGAGACGGTGTTTGCGCTTGGCGCCGGTGATGCGTTGGTGGCGCGTGATGCCTCCAGCCTGTATCCGGCGGCGGCGGCTGCGCTGCCCGACGTGGGCTACTTCCGCACGATCAGCGCCGAGGGTGTGCTCGCGCAGAATCCCACGGTGATCATCGCTGATTTTGGCACGGGTCCGGAATCCCAGGTTCAGTTGCTGAAAAACTCAGGAGCCAAATTCGTGCACCTGACGGCGCGTCCTTCGGCGGAAAACACCGCCGTCATGATCGAGCAAGTCGGCGCCGCCGTGGGCCGTTCCGAGCAGGCTGCGGTTTTGGTTGAAAAACTACGCGCACAATTCGCCGAGGCCGCCGCGCTGGCCAAGGCCTCGGGCCGCACGCCGCGGGTCATCTTTGTCATGGGCATCAGTGGCGGCGCCTTGCAAGCCGCGGGTGACAACACCGCGGCGACCGGTCTGATCGGGCTCGCGGGCGGCAAGAACCCGCTGTCAGGATTTAATGGATACAAGTCGGTCACGGCCGAGGCAGTGCTGGAGCTCGATCCCGACTTCATCCTCTATGCGAAGACGCTGCACGGTGGCGGCACCGCGCTGACCATGGAAAACGCACCGGCCTGGCTGGCGTCTTCCCGTGCGATGCGTGAAGGCAACGTGAAGCCTATCGACATGACCTATCATCTCGTCTTCGGCCCGCGCATGGGCGAGGCGGTGCTGGATGTCACGCGCATGCTTCACACGAAGTAAGCAAAGACTGTTTCCGAAAAGATGATCACGAGCGCGAGCGGACGGCGGTGGTTTTTTATTCTGCTCGTGCTCGCGCTCGGTGGCACATTTTTGTGCACGGTGCGCCTCGGTGCGGCGTCGATTACATGGCAAGATCTCTTTTTCGCCCTTACCGGGCGGAGTGAGGACCTCTCGCGCGTCGAGCGCACGGTGATCTTCGACATCCGCCTGGTGCGGGCACTCGCGGCGCTCGTGATCGGCGCGGTGCTGGCGGTATGCGGTGCGGCGATGCAGGGATTGTTTCGCAATCCGCTCGCCGATCCCGGTCTCGTCGGTGTCACCAGCGGTGCATCGGTCGGCGGCGTGCTCTACATGAAACTCGGCGCTACTGCGCTGGCGGGAGTGTCGGCGGTGTTCGGAAGCTTGATGCTTCCGGTGTGTGCCTTCGCGAGCGGCCTGCTGATGACCGTCGTGATGCACCGTTGTTCGCAAGTGGGCGGACGCACGGTGGTATCGCTCATGCTGCTCGCGGGCGTGGCGATCAATGCGCTCGGTGGCGCCTTGATCGGTCTGGTTTTGTTTTTTGCCGACGACGATCAGTTGCGCCAGTTTACATTTTGGACGCTGGGCAATGTCGGTCATGCGTCGTGGATGAAGCTGGCGGTGGCCGCGCCGTTTCTACTCGTGGCTCTGGTGCTCTCGTTGCGATATGCGAGGCCGTTGAACGCACTGTTGCTCGGTGAAGCCGAGGCGGGGCATCTCGGTGTTGATCTACAACGGGTGAAGAACACGTTGATTTTTGCCACGGCGGCTGGAGTCGGTGCGGCGGTCTCGGTGGCGGGCGGCATTGGATTTGTGGGACTGATCGTGCCGCATTTGATGCGTTTGGTTATCGGGCCCGATCATCGCTGGTTGTTGCCGGCATCGGCGCTGGGCGGAGCGATCTTGCTCGCGTGGGCGGATATTTTTGCGCGCACCGTGGCGGCGCCGGCGGAGCTTCCCATCGGCGTGATCACCGCAGTCGTGGGTGCGCCCGTGTTTTTCGCACTGCTGCAATCGCAGCGTAAAACCCATTTTGCCTGAGCCATGTTGCGTGCCGAAAACATCCGTGTGATTCGCAACGGTCGCCCGATTCTGGATGGCGTGTCGTGCGAGGTTCCGGCGGGCAAGGTGACGGTGATCCTCGGTCCGAATGGTGCGGGTAAGAGCACATTGTTGCGCTTGTTTGCGGGTGAGTATTCGTCGGATGCCGGACAAGTATCGCTGGGTGGACGCCCGTTGTCGGAATGGCGTCCCAAGGATGTTGCGAAGTGCCGTGCCGTGTTGCCTCAAGAGTCCTCGCTGACGTTCCCATTCCGCGTGGATGAAGTTGTCTTGATGGGGCGGGCTCCGCATGTGCGTGGAATGGAATCGGCGCACGACCACGCGATCTCGATGCAGGCACTGCAACGCGTGGATATGGCGGGGAAGCGTGAGCGGATTTTCCCGTCGTTGTCGGGCGGAGAAAAACAACGGGTGAATCTGGCGCGAGCACTGGCGCAAATCTGGGAGCCGGTGGGGGCGAACGAGCTGCGGCTGACTGGCGACGCGGCGACGACGGGCAAAGCTACGCGCGTGTTGCTGCTGGACGAGCCGACTTCAAATCTCGATCTCGCGCACCAGCATTCCACGTTGCGGGAGGCACAGCGTTTTGCGCGCGACGGTGCGACTGTGCTGGCGATCCTGCATGATCTCAATCTGGCGCTCGCGTATGCGGATCAAGTGATCCTGCTGTGCGACGGACGAATCGCTGCCGCAGGTGAAATCGCCACGGCGCTTACGCCGGCTCGGATCCGCGAGGTGTTTGGCGTCGAGTGCCGGTTTATGGAGATAGCAGGACAGGGCAGACCCTTTATTCATGTGCTACCTATGAGCGCTGAGACGCGTTAAAGGCTGATCAAGGCAGAGTGATGTTAAATTGTTAACTCACTGATTATTATTTTATTATGTTAATAGCTTGTTGAATTGCTGCAATCGAATGGTCTTTTGTTTCGGTTAATTGATCTGTTAATCACTGATTTATAGGTTGATACGTAATTAGCAATTACGGGCAAAACTACGCAAGAAACAGGAAGTATTTAGGAGCGTCCGGGGTGTATAGTGAGACTGAGTCTTGATTTCACAAATGACCGACAATGCCGCTCAGCACCACGTCCTCCTTCGAACTGACGAAGCGTCCCTTCGGCTGGAGGAGTATCTGCTTTATCAAGAGACATTTGAAGCAGTGGATGAAACGACCCAGCCAGGCATGTTCCTGATCGCGATCGGTCTCGAGGGACAAAGCGTATGGAAGCTAGGCGATACCGAATGCAAAGTGGGTCCTCAAGAGCTGGTCGCATTTTCCTCTTCGGCCGACTTAAAGGTGCGCCGCGATGGTGCGCGTCCTTTCCGGTTTTTGCTTTGGCATTTTAACATCGAAAATATGCGCATCGTTCGCGGCGCGTTGGGGCAGTCGGATTCGGTGGATGCCGCGACCTGTCGCACCAAGGGATGGCCGATGGCCGGACCGTTTAAGATGACGGCCGATCAGCAGTCGCTGGTGCTTTCGTTGCGCTGTGCGCCCGCCACTCCGCTGCGCGCGCTTTGGTATGGGGCGAAGCTTCTTGAGCTGTTTGCCATTCTTCAGCCGCCCGCCGTGCTCGAGAAACATCAGAAGTCAGGCTACCTGCATCCCGCGGTGCAGAGCGCATTGGCGGCGTTACACGCCAATTTTGCGTCTCCGCCGACGCTGGTTGCAATTGCTTCGAATGCCGGGATCAGCGCACCGCATTTAAGCCGTCTTTTTGCGCAGGAAACCGGCACGACAACGAGCCGTTACCTGCGTCAGTTGAGAATGCAGCGCGCGTCGCAATTACTGCGGACGGGCGAGTGCAATGTCACCGAAGCCGCCTTGGCGGTGGGTTATTCGAGCTTGGGCCAGTTCAGCCGGGCTTTCCGGGAAACGCTGGGCCATTCGCCGGGCCAGCACAGGCGGATGCACTGAGCTGCACAGCAATTTCCGGCAAAAAAACCGCATCCAATCAGCCGCAAAACGAACCGCTGTTCTGATATATTGAGAGTGAGTCTTATTATCTCCCAAGCCTTCAAGAAAACCAAATCACCACAATTTCAGTGAAGAACCCCGGGTAGCCCCGCCCGCCTTCCGACATCCGGGTTATGAATAAAACCGCCAACCAATCCTACTCTTCCGCCTTTGCGCCCGCCCGTCGTCTGGCGCGCCACGCCGTGGGTGGATTCACGTTGGTCGAGCTGCTTGCGGTCATTGCGATCATCGGTGTTCTGACCGCGCTGACGATGTCGGCCATCGGGCATGCGCGTAGTTCCGCCACGAAGGTGCGCGAGGTCGTTGCAGCGCGTTCGTTGATGCAGGCCTACCTGCTTACGCCCGCGGACAACAAAGGCGTATTGTTGCCCCAGTCGGGGGCCTATTCCCAGGCGTCGACGAATGAGGCCGGCCAGGTCATCACGCTGGCGATCACCGCGGCGGCCTGGCCGCATCGTTTGCGTGCTTATCTCGGTGATCGATTCAAGGGCACGCTCTATCTGGACGAACAGGGTGAGTATTACGATGAGCTGATGACGCAGTCTCCTGGCACGATGCGGGACTACGCGCTGATTCGCAGCCCCTCGTTTGGCATGAACGGACAATTCGTGGGTGGCAGTGGTGCGATGATGGTGGACCCACCGATCCGGCGTTTGGCGCAGGCGGCATCGCCGGCCAAGCTGATTGCGTTCGTCTCGGCGCATGACCGCACACTCAACGAAAAGTCAGGATTCTGGCGCGTGGCGGCTCCGGTGTATGGCTGGCCCGCGGCCGAGCTGACCTCGATCCCAGATCAAAAATCGCAGGACGCCGCCTATGGTTACGTGGCGTTCCGGCACAAGGGACAAGCGGTGGTGGCTTATCTGGACGGACACGTGGAGACGAACACCTCCGGAGAATTGCGTGATATGCGCCGGTGGTCCGATGAGGCCTTCCGTGCGGACAATCCGAACTATGTGCCGGCGGCGATGCCTTGAGCACGCAGGCATCGCGCAATGGATCTCCAATTTTTCAGCAAATTTTTTCGTCAACCATCAGCCAAACCATGAAGACACTTACTCATTCTTTGCGACGCGCCGCTTGCGTGTTGCTCATCTCGTTCGTCGCTTGCGCGGCGCACGCCAGCTCCACGCTTTTGCAGGACATCGATCTTCCGGGGACCGAGGGACTCGTCGAATGGACGAACGTGTCCAGCACCAACAGTGCGCTCACGCCTTCAACCGGCGCGGGCACGCTCGCTCCGGTTTCGCCCGGCTACAAAGCGTCAATGGGTTTTTATTCTTACATGGGGCACTACAGCTTCACGGCGGGAACGACGGCCGGTTTCGATATAGCCAATGTGGTTCTTCAATACACTGGTGGTTACAATCCGGACTATTCGTTTGATCAATATCTGGCCTTCAACAACACGACGCCCGCCGCCCTCACGGCCGGCCCCGTGCTCACTTACACCTACTCGGGCGGCACGGGCACGCTGACGCCGACGTTTTCATCGGTGATCGGTGGCCCGACGACGCTCTTCATCGAAGCGATGGGCAGCGATGTGACTTTTTACACGTTTGGCTGGCAGTGGGATTTATCGGCGGTCACCGAGACGATCACCGGCATCAGCATCACGACCAATGTGCCGGTGCATACATCTATCACGGGAGTGCAGATCGCGTTGAGCGACACGTTTGCCGGCAGCGCGATTCCGGAGCCGGCCACTTACACCGCGATCGCCGGGGCGATCATTTTGGCTGCGGCCTGTTTGCGTCGCGGCAAGCGCACGGCGGCCTGAGCGGTGTCCTTTCAGTCCATTTTTCCAACATCACTATGAAATCATCACTCCTCTCACGCGCGGCGATCGCCGCTCTCATTCTCGCGGGCTTCGCCACGGCGGCCCGCGCTACGACGAATGGAGTCAATCAGGCTCCGCTTGGAACCACGACGACCCCGGGCGTCGGCTATGCATTCTTCGAGGACTTCACCCGGAGTGCAGCTCCGGCTCCGTATAACTTTTTCTCCACCGCCGAGACGGATGCCGATGTGATCACGGCTACCTTTGCGTCAACAATGGCCGGTGGCTCGGCTGCGGGCGGCGGTTTACGAATCTACTCCGGCAGCGGACCTACTCCCAATGCCTTTAACATCACGCTCAGTGTCACGGCGGTTCAGGATTTTAGCGTGTTCTCCCTGCAAATAAAGCATACGGCGCCGAGCAGTGGCAACTGGGCCGATTTTTTCACCATCAGCACGATCGACGGCCAGGCCGGGGTTCAGTCTTTGGTGAGCAATTCGAACGAGGGCTCCCAGCTTGATTTTAATATCTATCAGTGGACTTGGACTGGTCTCGATATTGATGCTTCGGAATCGTTCAACATCACGATCACCAGCAATGCGGATCATGTTTCCGTCGACAACATCCGTCTTGATGCCGGATTTGCAGTTTCGGCCGTTCCCGAGCCTTCCGCTTACGCCGCTATTTTTGGCGGACTGGTGCTTGCCGGTGCCGTCTTGCGTCGTCGTCGCACGGCCAAAGTCGCCGTCTAAGCCAGTTGGTTTGAGTTTATTTTTCCGGCGTCCGCTGAGCGGAGCCGGGATTGGTGAATCGTCGTAAAGGTCAACGGGCCGCAGTGCTTGGTCGCGCTGCGGCTCCTCTTTTTAGCAGCACAGATTTTTTATGTCCTCCTTGCCCGCCATCATCTGTGAAATCACCGCGCCGCGTTCGGCGCAGGCGGCCGCACTGGCCGAGATCGCCGGACTCTGCGCCCGCGATGCGGGGCAGCGGCTGGTGGTGAAGACGCTCGTCATCGGCCGGTCCAAGACGGGAGTTAACGAGCCCGTGCTCACGTTGCATCTGCCGGTGGAGCTCGCTTCCAGTCAGAATCAGATCTGGTGCCTGGCTTGCCGTCTGGCGTGTTTTTGTCCGGATGCTCGCGTGAGCGTGCTGGTTCAGGGAGCGTTTGCGGGCGCTGAAAAGGCCGCCCGGACCCGTCGCCGCCGAAGTGCCTGAGTGGATACGTAAATTTCAGACATCATGTTTGTCCCTGATGATTTTCACGCGAGGCCGGGCGTGCCGCGTTCTCTGGATCTGCCCGGACGCCTGCGGATCAGCCGGTGTTTTCGCACTACGCCGGAAGGGCGCATCGCGGTAACGGACGACTGGGTGAAGTTGCTGAACGCGATGACGCGGCTCGGTCCGGTCGCGTTGCAGACGCGCCATGCCTACGCGCGGATGGTGGCGGTCACGCTGGTGCCACAGCTCTCGTGGTGCGCCCAGCGCCGGTGTGCGGCCGATGCGGTCCGTTCGCTTCAGTTTCATTTCGATCACTGGCAGTGTGCGTGGGCGCGACTGGCGCATTGTGATTGTTGCGGTTCTCCGGGACGCATCGAGGTGTGCAACGAACACGGGCTGGATTTTCTACAAGTCTGCGCACTGCCTGAATGTCAGGTTGCGGACTGGGCTGATTTCCTGGCGGATGTGACGCTGGAGGATTCCGGCAAAGATGATGTGGTTGGAATACCGTTTGAAAGCGGCGGCTTTGCGCGCGCGCCTGCGCAAGCCGCGCTGGTTTCCAATGATGTCGATCAACTCGTGAGACTGCTCACGCGACTGTCGGAAGACGAGGGATCGGTCAGCTGCACATTGGTGACGGAAGCGGTGTGCCATCGTCGGGAATTTTCGCTGAACCGGGTTGTTGCTGAAGACGGCGTGCTGACGGCAGGCGAGGGTCTTTCGCGATTCCAACTTGGGCTGGTGGCATCACGACGACTGGCGGTTACCCTGCGTGAAGATGGTTTTCATTTACATGTTGTCGGAGCGGATGATGCCCTGCTGCTGACGCTTTCCGGAGCCGCCGGCGCCTCCGATAATTTTTTATGGAAAGAGGCGTTGCGCGCCGTGTTTCCGGCCATTTGAGTTTGTATCAGTCATGTCCTTACACATCGCAACAAACCGCGGCTTCGCATGCATCACGAAGGCAGCCGGCCTCAACATCGTATGAGCACGGAAACGATCACGGATTCCCGCACTCATGTCATTGTGCTCGGCGGCGGATTCGCCGGTCTCGCGGCCTGCCGGCAGCTGAATGATCCGCGCGTGCGGGTGACGCTGGTGGATCGCCAGAATCATCATCTTTTTCAACCGCTACTTTACCAGGTTGCGACCGCGGGACTGGCAGGTCCCGATATCGCCCAGCCCCTACGACACATTCTGTCAGACCAGGACAATGTGACCACGCTCATGGACGAAGTCCTGCGCGTTGATCTCGATGCGAAGCGAGTCGAACTCGGCCATGGTGCGCTCGCCTACGATTATCTCATCGTGGCGCTCGGAGCGCGCACCGGCTACTTCGGCCGCAACGAGTGGGCGCGCCACGCGCCGGGTCTGAAGACGCTGGCGGAAGCGACGAACCTGCGTCGTGACTTGCTGCTCGCCTTTGAGCGCGCAGAGACGACTTCGGATCAGGCCGAACGCGACCGGTTGCTCAGTTTTGTAGTGGTGGGCGGAGGCCCGACGGGTGTGGAAACGGCTGGCGCGCTTGCCGAGCTAGCGCGGCGTGTGCTGGTGGATGATTTCCGCCGCATCGACCCGAGCCGTGCGCATGTGCATCTGGTGGAAGCCGCGCCGAAGCTGCTCACGATGTTCACGCCGGAGCAGTCTGAATACACGCGCAAGCGCCTCGAAAAAATGGGCGTGACGGTGCATCTCGGTTCGCCGGTTAGCGAAGTCGGCGAAGGCTACGTCGTGGTCTCGGGCCAACGCCTTGAGTCAGCCGTGACCATCTGGGCGGCGGGCGTTGAAGGCAGTCCGGTTACACGCACGTTGACCGGTGCCACGCTGGATCGCGGCGGTCGCGTGCAACCATCGCCTGACCTGAGTCTGCCGGATCGTCGCGAAGTCTTTGCGGCGGGCGACTTGGTTGCGCTGACGGATGTGAAAGGCGTGCGCGTGCCCGGAGTCGCTCCGGCGGCCACGCAGATGGGCGGCCATGCGGCGCGCCAGATCCTCGCCGATCTCAATCGCAAAGAACGCGCGGCGTTTGTTTACACGGACAAAGGCAGCATGGCCACGATCGGCCGCAGCGCAGCGGTGGCGTATGTGTTCGGCATTCGCTGGAAGGGGTTTCCGGCGTGGTTCCTCTGGATGTCGGTGCACCTGATGTTCCTGCTCGGCATGCGTAATCGCATCGGCGTGTTCCTCAGCTGGATGTGGTCTTACTGCCGCTGGCAGCGCGGCGCGCGCATCATCGTGGATCTGCGTGCACCGGCGACCGGGACGGCTCCCGACGCGAAGAGTGCGTGAGGATTTGGCTTGAGCGGGTGGGCATGGAATCGCGTTTATAGCGCCCATGCCCACTTCGCCCCAACGCGTTCTCCTCATTGAGGACGACCGCCTGCAGGTTCGCGTGACGGAGCAGTTGCTGGCCAATGCGCGCATGGAACGCTTCGAGGTTGATTGGGCGCCGACCTTTGAAGATGGGCTGCAAAAATTACTCACGGGCGGCTATGCGGCCTGCCTGCTGGATTTTCAGCTCGGCGAACGGGATGGACTGGAGTTGTTGCGCGAAGCCCGTGCCAAGGGGAATGACACGCCGGTTATTTTTCTTACCGCGGACTCCTCCGAGAAAGTCGATGCGGCGGCGATGGAGGCGGGCGCCTCGGATTATCTGGTGAAAGGCGAGATCACGCCACGCGTCCTCGAACGCTCGATCCGTTACAGTTTGAAGCTGGGCGAGGCCATGCGTGAACTGCGCCGTCTGGCGACGCGCGACGCGCTCACCGGCCTGCTGAACCGCCGGGCCTTCGATGCGTTGCTCGCCG
This portion of the Rariglobus hedericola genome encodes:
- a CDS encoding PEP-CTERM sorting domain-containing protein (PEP-CTERM proteins occur, often in large numbers, in the proteomes of bacteria that also encode an exosortase, a predicted intramembrane cysteine proteinase. The presence of a PEP-CTERM domain at a protein's C-terminus predicts cleavage within the sorting domain, followed by covalent anchoring to some some component of the (usually Gram-negative) cell surface. Many PEP-CTERM proteins exhibit an unusual sequence composition that includes large numbers of potential glycosylation sites. Expression of one such protein has been shown restore the ability of a bacterium to form floc, a type of biofilm.); translation: MKSSLLSRAAIAALILAGFATAARATTNGVNQAPLGTTTTPGVGYAFFEDFTRSAAPAPYNFFSTAETDADVITATFASTMAGGSAAGGGLRIYSGSGPTPNAFNITLSVTAVQDFSVFSLQIKHTAPSSGNWADFFTISTIDGQAGVQSLVSNSNEGSQLDFNIYQWTWTGLDIDASESFNITITSNADHVSVDNIRLDAGFAVSAVPEPSAYAAIFGGLVLAGAVLRRRRTAKVAV
- a CDS encoding NAD(P)/FAD-dependent oxidoreductase encodes the protein MSTETITDSRTHVIVLGGGFAGLAACRQLNDPRVRVTLVDRQNHHLFQPLLYQVATAGLAGPDIAQPLRHILSDQDNVTTLMDEVLRVDLDAKRVELGHGALAYDYLIVALGARTGYFGRNEWARHAPGLKTLAEATNLRRDLLLAFERAETTSDQAERDRLLSFVVVGGGPTGVETAGALAELARRVLVDDFRRIDPSRAHVHLVEAAPKLLTMFTPEQSEYTRKRLEKMGVTVHLGSPVSEVGEGYVVVSGQRLESAVTIWAAGVEGSPVTRTLTGATLDRGGRVQPSPDLSLPDRREVFAAGDLVALTDVKGVRVPGVAPAATQMGGHAARQILADLNRKERAAFVYTDKGSMATIGRSAAVAYVFGIRWKGFPAWFLWMSVHLMFLLGMRNRIGVFLSWMWSYCRWQRGARIIVDLRAPATGTAPDAKSA
- a CDS encoding GGDEF domain-containing response regulator — protein: MPTSPQRVLLIEDDRLQVRVTEQLLANARMERFEVDWAPTFEDGLQKLLTGGYAACLLDFQLGERDGLELLREARAKGNDTPVIFLTADSSEKVDAAAMEAGASDYLVKGEITPRVLERSIRYSLKLGEAMRELRRLATRDALTGLLNRRAFDALLAEEVDRARRFGHPLALIILDLDHFKIVNDTYGHPSGDAVLATAARVLESEVRTIDRVARIGGEEFAVLLMETEAKDAFFVARRLVDVMRGKPMTIGKNTTITVTISAGVAALPRYGESEAAFLAEADKALYTAKNGGRDRAVLAS